A region from the Dehalococcoides mccartyi CG5 genome encodes:
- a CDS encoding ATP-binding protein, producing MQKQKIGIITCASILDQVKACPVTSEHKIYPLAPCCLFSISPDLLKHIFNEACLNNDGALLIYGNCHPKLQQILAGYEDRIIKLKGDNCWEMMLGAEIAQDYLAKGEWLVKNTLCTSLRKEVFASYGANRAEGNLIHNCHTKKIIAYKFEPDSPREEEVASFAKAFDVPFEIKEGDISSFNDTLLHGLDSVKELISRDITIGDKRILARNELKESAVSEAYFKLDVVSNELLFISPQITHLLGYTPAEFEYLYMSDHEGTMYADKETYLRVSEERFTYFSKCLMRGIQQPASIEYQVRHKNQTKLWLRESFQPKYDDDGTFVPYFTGKLENITVWKEAEDHLQKSYEKELQLRVALEKEAQKRIYFTWALVHELRTPLTPIILASDALHSVAVDNKLKSLVNNINNGASELNTRISELLDLARGEVGILKFVHESFDFNAVIREISEFFMPEIRLHEQKFSVKLESGLPEVSGDRGRIKQVVSNLLENAIKYSGNGSEINIQTALAGQEFLFTISDSGPGIPEDKLENIFDPYRCGNELHPSGLGLGLALSKMIIEKHSGKIWVSSVKNSGCSFSFTLPKV from the coding sequence ATGCAAAAGCAAAAAATCGGAATAATCACCTGTGCTTCGATTCTTGACCAGGTCAAGGCTTGTCCTGTAACCAGCGAACATAAAATATATCCTCTGGCACCCTGCTGCCTGTTTTCCATCTCCCCGGATCTTCTAAAACATATTTTTAATGAGGCTTGCCTTAATAATGACGGGGCGTTGCTTATTTATGGGAACTGTCACCCCAAATTACAGCAGATATTAGCAGGATATGAAGATCGTATCATTAAACTTAAGGGTGATAATTGCTGGGAAATGATGTTGGGTGCAGAGATTGCTCAGGATTATCTGGCAAAGGGCGAATGGCTAGTCAAGAATACACTCTGTACATCTCTTAGAAAAGAAGTATTTGCATCTTATGGAGCCAACAGAGCCGAAGGCAACTTGATTCATAACTGCCACACGAAAAAGATAATCGCATACAAATTTGAACCTGATAGCCCCAGAGAAGAGGAAGTGGCTTCGTTTGCAAAAGCGTTTGATGTGCCCTTTGAGATTAAAGAAGGGGATATTTCAAGTTTCAATGATACATTGCTCCATGGATTAGATAGTGTCAAAGAGTTGATATCTAGAGATATAACCATCGGCGACAAGCGAATACTTGCCAGAAACGAGCTTAAGGAATCTGCCGTAAGCGAAGCATATTTTAAATTGGATGTTGTCAGTAATGAACTGCTCTTTATCAGTCCTCAGATAACCCATTTATTAGGATATACACCTGCTGAGTTTGAATATTTGTATATGTCAGACCACGAAGGCACTATGTATGCAGATAAGGAAACCTATCTGCGGGTATCCGAAGAAAGGTTTACATATTTTTCCAAGTGCTTGATGCGTGGTATTCAGCAGCCGGCTTCTATTGAATATCAGGTCAGACATAAAAATCAGACAAAATTGTGGCTGAGGGAAAGTTTCCAGCCCAAATACGATGATGACGGAACATTTGTTCCTTACTTCACAGGTAAGCTGGAGAATATAACTGTTTGGAAGGAAGCCGAGGACCATCTTCAAAAATCTTATGAAAAAGAGCTTCAACTTAGGGTAGCGCTCGAAAAAGAAGCCCAGAAGCGGATTTATTTTACATGGGCACTTGTCCATGAATTAAGAACACCACTTACCCCTATAATTTTGGCCAGTGATGCATTGCACAGTGTTGCAGTGGATAATAAACTCAAATCACTGGTAAATAATATCAATAACGGTGCCAGCGAACTTAATACCCGTATAAGTGAGTTACTGGATTTGGCTCGGGGTGAAGTGGGTATTTTAAAATTTGTTCATGAGTCATTTGATTTTAATGCTGTTATCCGCGAAATTAGCGAGTTTTTCATGCCTGAAATCAGGTTGCACGAACAGAAGTTTTCAGTTAAATTGGAATCCGGATTACCGGAAGTATCGGGAGACAGAGGCCGGATTAAACAGGTAGTTTCCAATTTGCTTGAAAATGCTATTAAATACTCTGGTAATGGATCTGAAATAAACATACAAACAGCTTTAGCGGGGCAGGAATTTTTGTTTACCATTTCAGATTCAGGTCCTGGTATACCTGAGGATAAGCTTGAAAATATTTTTGATCCTTACAGATGCGGCAACGAACTGCATCCAAGCGGATTAGGTTTGGGGCTTGCCCTTTCAAAGATGATAATTGAGAAACATTCAGGGAAGATATGGGTTAGCAGTGTAAAAAATAGCGGCTGTTCGTTCTCATTTACCTTACCGAAAGTATGA